In Arthrobacter citreus, a genomic segment contains:
- a CDS encoding histidine phosphatase family protein gives MRLILIRHGQTPSNVDHFLDTAVPGPGLTELGLEQAAALPEALAGEPIDAVYASNLVRTQLTAAPLAAALGLPVEVRAGLREVSAGSLEMRNDREAITGYLKTVYSWVKGDLDVHMPGGPDGHETFDRFDAVIAELRAAGLSTPVVVSHGAMIRAWCSSRAANVEPDFIVDNALSNTGVAVMESPGGGGAAGPWKLLTWMGEAVGGRELRDYGEDGPAAEDVKL, from the coding sequence ATGCGTTTGATATTGATCCGGCACGGACAGACTCCGTCCAATGTTGACCACTTCCTCGACACCGCGGTGCCCGGTCCGGGGCTGACCGAGCTGGGGCTCGAGCAGGCCGCTGCCCTTCCCGAAGCCCTGGCCGGAGAACCGATCGACGCCGTATACGCCTCCAACCTGGTGCGCACCCAGCTCACGGCCGCCCCGCTGGCGGCAGCCCTGGGCCTGCCGGTGGAAGTGCGTGCCGGCCTGCGTGAAGTTTCCGCGGGCAGCTTGGAAATGCGCAACGACCGCGAGGCCATCACCGGTTACCTCAAGACCGTGTACAGCTGGGTGAAGGGCGATCTGGACGTGCACATGCCCGGGGGCCCCGACGGCCACGAGACCTTTGACCGGTTTGACGCCGTTATCGCCGAGCTGCGGGCGGCCGGGCTGTCCACGCCCGTGGTCGTCAGCCACGGCGCCATGATCCGCGCCTGGTGCTCGTCCCGGGCAGCAAACGTGGAACCTGACTTCATTGTGGACAACGCGCTGAGCAACACCGGGGTGGCGGTCATGGAATCGCCCGGCGGCGGCGGCGCTGCCGGCCCGTGGAAGCTGCTGACCTGGATGGGCGAGGCCGTGGGCGGACGCGAACTGCGAGATTACGGCGAGGACGGTCCCGCCGCCGAGGATGTAAAGCTCTAG
- the trxA gene encoding thioredoxin has translation MATIDITEATFPETIEENDIVFVDFWADWCGPCKQFAPVYDAVSQQHEDITFAKVDTEAEQGLAAAAGITSIPTLMAFREKVLVFSQPGALNASQFSELVEAVKGLDMKGVHEQIAAQENGQAAGSDGQAS, from the coding sequence ATGGCAACTATTGACATCACCGAGGCAACGTTCCCCGAGACCATTGAGGAAAACGACATTGTGTTCGTGGACTTCTGGGCGGACTGGTGCGGCCCGTGCAAGCAGTTCGCGCCGGTGTACGACGCCGTTTCCCAGCAGCACGAGGACATCACTTTCGCGAAGGTGGACACGGAAGCGGAGCAGGGACTGGCAGCCGCTGCCGGAATCACCTCCATTCCCACCCTGATGGCTTTCCGTGAAAAGGTCCTGGTCTTCTCCCAGCCCGGTGCGCTCAACGCATCCCAGTTCAGCGAACTGGTGGAAGCGGTTAAGGGACTGGACATGAAGGGCGTTCACGAGCAGATCGCCGCCCAGGAAAACGGACAGGCCGCCGGTTCCGACGGACAGGCCAGCTAG
- a CDS encoding MBL fold metallo-hydrolase, with translation MFTRDIADGIHRIEHAYVNTYLVEDDNGLAIIDAGLPGMWPQLSRAVRDLGYGPGSVTALVLTHAHFDHVGTAARIRREFRTPILVHDGDRYIAAHPYRYEHENNRFLYPLRYPKSVPYLGAMTLAGALNVRGVTDVHSLDGDSGSALPGRPRIIHTPGHTAGHVALHYPERDVVICGDSLVTLNPYTGSKGPQIVSGAATANSPEALASLNLLAQTNAPLLLTGHGEPWTGGAESAVQQALARGAS, from the coding sequence ATGTTTACCAGGGACATCGCAGACGGGATCCACCGTATTGAGCACGCCTACGTCAACACCTATCTGGTGGAGGATGACAACGGGCTAGCCATCATTGATGCCGGGCTGCCCGGCATGTGGCCGCAGCTTTCCCGGGCCGTCCGGGATCTGGGCTACGGCCCCGGCTCCGTTACGGCTCTGGTGCTCACCCACGCCCACTTCGACCACGTGGGCACGGCAGCGCGGATCCGGCGGGAGTTCCGCACTCCGATCCTGGTGCATGACGGCGACCGGTATATTGCCGCCCATCCCTACCGGTACGAGCACGAAAACAACCGGTTCCTGTATCCGCTCCGTTATCCGAAGTCCGTTCCCTATCTGGGGGCAATGACGCTGGCCGGAGCGCTGAATGTCCGGGGCGTGACTGACGTGCACAGCCTGGACGGGGATTCCGGCAGTGCTCTTCCCGGCAGGCCCCGGATTATCCATACGCCGGGACACACTGCGGGTCATGTTGCCCTGCACTATCCGGAGCGGGACGTGGTGATCTGCGGAGACTCGCTGGTGACGCTCAATCCCTACACCGGCTCCAAGGGACCGCAGATCGTGTCCGGCGCAGCCACGGCCAACAGTCCGGAGGCACTGGCGTCCCTGAACCTGCTGGCACAGACCAACGCTCCGCTGCTGCTGACCGGCCACGGGGAGCCCTGGACCGGCGGGGCCGAATCCGCCGTGCAGCAGGCGCTGGCCCGCGGGGCATCCTAG
- a CDS encoding alpha/beta hydrolase: protein MRFRRLRRRLSYARAWAADYAYVGYWQVHGFLFRRDPSAYLAPAGSANGDSAGDPGQDPASEEATQPRPVILVPGVYENWQFLRPLAEALSAKGHPVHTVAPLGYNRGRIDRMALLVQQYLVEQDLSGAVVVAHSKGGLIGKQLMLLPEGGRRVDRMVAVNTPFSGSVYANFFVLPSIRAFSPRNKFLRRLQESSGVNARITSVYSRFDPHIPGGSYLPGARNIQLETMGHFRPIGDRRLLAVLEQELERDSPDASESRGRLES, encoded by the coding sequence ATGAGGTTCCGGCGCCTGCGCCGCCGGTTGTCCTATGCCCGCGCCTGGGCCGCCGACTATGCCTACGTGGGCTACTGGCAGGTGCACGGCTTCCTGTTCCGCAGGGACCCATCGGCTTACCTGGCGCCGGCCGGTTCAGCGAACGGTGATTCCGCCGGCGATCCCGGGCAGGACCCCGCCAGCGAAGAGGCCACTCAGCCCCGCCCGGTCATCCTGGTGCCCGGCGTGTACGAAAACTGGCAGTTCCTGCGGCCGCTCGCCGAGGCACTTTCCGCCAAGGGGCATCCGGTGCACACCGTGGCGCCGCTGGGCTACAACCGCGGCCGGATTGACCGCATGGCCCTGCTGGTCCAGCAGTATCTGGTGGAACAGGATCTCAGCGGCGCCGTGGTGGTGGCCCACAGCAAGGGCGGGCTGATTGGCAAGCAGCTGATGCTGCTGCCCGAAGGCGGCCGGCGGGTGGACCGGATGGTGGCCGTCAACACGCCCTTCTCCGGATCCGTTTACGCCAATTTTTTTGTGCTGCCGTCCATCCGCGCCTTTTCGCCCCGCAACAAGTTCCTGCGCCGGCTGCAGGAAAGCAGCGGCGTTAATGCCCGCATCACCTCGGTGTACAGCCGCTTTGATCCGCACATTCCCGGCGGCAGCTATCTGCCCGGCGCCCGCAACATCCAGCTGGAGACGATGGGGCATTTCCGGCCCATCGGTGACCGGCGGCTGCTGGCGGTGCTGGAACAGGAGCTGGAGAGGGATTCCCCTGATGCTTCGGAATCCCGGGGCCGGCTGGAATCCTAG
- a CDS encoding ammonium transporter: MNGADTAWVLICAGLVLFMTPGLALFYGGMVPVRNVLTMMMQNIIPLGIITLTWVLVGYTLAFSNQGNSLVGEFDAFALIDVDTPQFHTVAAGVTIPALAFVAYQMMFAIITPALLTGATAGRLKFAGWTVFLAAWSILVYPQVARWLWHPKGWLTQLGAQDWAGGMVVHASAGAAAIAVLLVVGRRYGWPNPKTSPNNLPVMLVGAGILWFGWFGFNAGDGLQANDIAAQALINTHVAGGAAMLTWLLVERLSSGHSTLVGAVSGAIAGLATITPCAGYVGTGAALLIGLIAGCVCCFAVRLKHVLKYDDALDVIAVHFCGGVLGSLLLGFFADSSVNAVSEDGVFTGGGGLLLWHQVVALVCIVLFSFILSWIIAVVISRTMGLREPGPEQEDLDHIQQGASGYALNGIISRPTASGRAAEDGLYTDRSTDSRIGPPAYLLSAAVNTGRIDGLRDALLMAGARSLELSDAAVYTGRIRTENFRGGKRNMDFDDQLRVLAAVDAEHEEAVTAVLKRFGAQPESIYRLPVSPS, encoded by the coding sequence ATGAACGGGGCGGATACCGCCTGGGTCCTGATCTGTGCAGGCCTGGTGCTGTTTATGACCCCGGGCTTGGCGCTCTTCTACGGGGGCATGGTCCCCGTCCGGAATGTCCTGACCATGATGATGCAGAACATCATTCCGCTCGGCATCATCACCCTCACCTGGGTCCTGGTCGGGTACACCCTGGCCTTTAGCAACCAGGGAAATTCCCTGGTGGGGGAGTTCGACGCCTTTGCCCTGATCGACGTCGACACCCCGCAGTTCCACACGGTGGCGGCTGGGGTGACCATTCCGGCGCTCGCTTTTGTGGCATATCAGATGATGTTCGCCATCATCACTCCGGCCCTGCTGACGGGGGCAACAGCCGGCCGGCTGAAATTTGCCGGCTGGACCGTGTTCCTCGCAGCATGGTCCATCCTGGTTTACCCCCAGGTGGCACGCTGGCTGTGGCATCCGAAGGGGTGGCTGACCCAGCTGGGCGCGCAGGACTGGGCCGGTGGAATGGTGGTGCACGCCTCAGCGGGCGCAGCGGCCATCGCGGTCCTCCTGGTGGTGGGTCGCCGCTACGGCTGGCCAAACCCGAAAACTTCGCCCAACAATCTGCCCGTGATGCTGGTAGGCGCCGGCATCCTGTGGTTCGGATGGTTCGGGTTCAATGCCGGAGACGGACTGCAGGCGAATGACATTGCCGCCCAGGCACTGATCAACACGCACGTGGCCGGCGGTGCGGCAATGCTGACCTGGCTGTTGGTGGAACGCCTCAGCAGCGGACACTCCACGCTGGTTGGCGCGGTATCCGGTGCCATCGCCGGACTGGCCACCATCACACCCTGCGCCGGTTACGTCGGCACCGGCGCGGCCCTGCTGATCGGACTAATTGCCGGATGCGTGTGCTGCTTCGCGGTGCGGCTCAAGCATGTCCTGAAGTACGACGACGCCCTGGATGTTATCGCCGTCCATTTCTGCGGCGGTGTGCTCGGTTCGCTGCTTCTGGGGTTTTTCGCGGACAGCTCCGTCAACGCGGTCAGCGAGGACGGAGTCTTCACCGGCGGCGGGGGACTGCTCCTCTGGCACCAGGTGGTGGCCCTGGTCTGCATAGTGCTGTTCTCCTTCATCCTCAGCTGGATCATTGCGGTGGTGATCAGCCGCACCATGGGGCTGCGGGAACCCGGCCCGGAGCAGGAGGACCTGGACCACATCCAGCAGGGAGCCTCAGGGTACGCACTCAACGGGATCATTTCGCGGCCGACCGCCAGCGGACGGGCCGCTGAGGACGGGCTCTACACCGACCGCAGCACCGACAGCCGCATCGGCCCGCCAGCCTACCTGCTCAGCGCCGCAGTGAACACAGGCCGCATTGACGGCCTGCGGGATGCGCTGCTGATGGCCGGTGCCCGGTCCCTGGAGCTGTCCGACGCCGCGGTCTACACCGGCAGAATCCGGACCGAGAACTTCCGCGGCGGAAAGCGGAACATGGATTTTGATGACCAGCTTCGGGTGCTCGCCGCCGTCGACGCCGAACACGAGGAAGCCGTGACCGCTGTCCTCAAGCGGTTCGGGGCGCAGCCGGAATCCATCTACCGGCTTCCGGTCTCCCCGTCCTGA
- a CDS encoding Fur family transcriptional regulator — protein MTSTAATTEATERWTGALHAHGRRVTKQRLAVLTAVEHLPHAVADDVAAAVRGELPGISLQSVYVVLADLTEIGLLRKIEPPHSPARYETRVDDNHHHAICTGCGRIEDVDCAVGHAPCLTPENTHGMTIQIADVLYRGICADCAAKVS, from the coding sequence ATGACATCGACAGCAGCCACCACCGAGGCCACCGAAAGGTGGACCGGAGCGCTGCATGCCCACGGCCGTCGGGTCACAAAGCAGCGGCTGGCGGTCCTCACCGCCGTCGAGCACCTGCCGCACGCTGTGGCCGACGACGTCGCCGCCGCAGTGCGCGGGGAACTTCCCGGCATCAGCCTGCAATCGGTCTACGTGGTCCTGGCGGACCTGACCGAAATCGGGCTGCTGCGCAAGATCGAACCGCCCCATTCCCCGGCCCGGTATGAGACCCGCGTGGACGATAACCATCACCACGCGATCTGCACCGGCTGTGGACGGATCGAAGACGTTGACTGCGCCGTGGGGCATGCACCATGCCTGACGCCGGAAAACACCCACGGCATGACCATCCAAATTGCGGATGTGCTGTACCGCGGGATCTGCGCCGACTGCGCAGCAAAAGTTTCCTGA
- the fdhA gene encoding formaldehyde dehydrogenase, glutathione-independent has translation MSGNRGVAYIEPGVVEVQDIDYPTFELRDGPGVNPANVGRKVPHGAILKVVTSNICGSDQHMVRGRTTAPPNLILGHEITGEIVETGPDVEFHSVGDLVSVPFNISCGRCRNCKERKTGICLNVNPDRPGSAYGYVDMGGWVGGQSEYVLVPYADWNLLRFPDKDQAMEKILDLTMLSDIFPTGYHGAITAGTRVGSTVYIAGAGPVGLAAAASAQLLGAAVVIVGDLNEERLAQARSFGCETVDVSKGDPKDQIEQLLGVPEVDCAVDAVGFEARGHGHGAATEAPATVLNSLMELTAAGGALGIPGLYVTGDPGGVDEAAKVGSLSLNLGAGWAKSLSFTTGQCPVMKYNRDLMMAILHDKVQIAKAVNATTISLDQAPESYREFDAGVAKKYVIDPHGMVRS, from the coding sequence ATGAGCGGAAACCGCGGAGTTGCGTATATCGAACCGGGTGTCGTGGAAGTGCAGGACATCGACTATCCCACCTTTGAACTCCGGGACGGCCCCGGAGTTAATCCGGCCAACGTGGGCCGGAAGGTGCCTCACGGCGCCATCCTGAAAGTGGTCACCTCCAATATCTGCGGGTCGGACCAGCACATGGTCCGGGGCCGCACCACGGCGCCGCCCAACCTGATCCTCGGGCACGAGATCACCGGCGAAATCGTGGAGACAGGTCCGGACGTGGAATTCCACTCCGTCGGAGACCTGGTGTCGGTGCCCTTCAATATTTCCTGCGGGCGCTGCCGAAACTGTAAGGAACGGAAAACCGGCATTTGCCTGAATGTTAATCCGGACCGGCCAGGCAGCGCCTACGGCTATGTGGATATGGGCGGCTGGGTGGGAGGCCAGTCGGAGTACGTCCTGGTGCCGTACGCGGATTGGAACCTGCTGCGGTTCCCGGACAAGGACCAGGCGATGGAAAAGATCCTGGACCTGACCATGCTCTCGGACATCTTCCCCACCGGTTACCACGGAGCCATCACGGCCGGCACCCGGGTGGGCTCCACCGTGTACATTGCGGGTGCGGGCCCGGTGGGCCTGGCTGCGGCCGCCAGCGCACAGCTGCTGGGTGCCGCCGTCGTCATTGTCGGGGACCTCAACGAGGAACGCCTGGCCCAGGCGCGCAGCTTCGGCTGCGAGACGGTGGACGTGTCCAAGGGCGACCCCAAGGACCAGATTGAGCAGCTGCTCGGAGTGCCCGAGGTGGACTGCGCGGTGGACGCCGTCGGCTTTGAAGCCCGCGGCCACGGCCACGGCGCGGCGACCGAGGCGCCAGCCACAGTGCTGAATTCCCTCATGGAGCTCACCGCGGCGGGCGGTGCCCTGGGCATCCCGGGCCTGTACGTCACCGGTGATCCGGGCGGCGTCGATGAGGCGGCCAAGGTGGGCTCGCTGTCCCTGAATCTCGGGGCGGGGTGGGCGAAGTCGCTGTCCTTCACCACCGGTCAGTGCCCGGTGATGAAGTACAACCGGGACCTGATGATGGCGATCCTGCACGACAAGGTGCAGATTGCCAAGGCCGTGAACGCGACCACCATCAGCCTGGACCAGGCGCCGGAATCATACCGGGAGTTCGACGCCGGGGTGGCCAAGAAGTACGTCATCGATCCGCACGGGATGGTGCGCTCCTAG
- the htpX gene encoding zinc metalloprotease HtpX → MHQHFNGLKTAALFGVLFAVLLGIGALLSSGTGSPTFIWVFLFIGLATTAYSYWNSDKLAIRAMRAVPVTEQQAPEMYRIVRELSARANQPMPRLYISPTMAPNAFATGRNPQHAAVCCTQGILALLNERELRGVLGHELMHVYNRDILTSSVAAAVAGVITSLGQFLLFFGGGDRRNANPLATIAMAILAPFAASLIQMAIGRTREYDADEDGAKLTDDPLALASALRKLETGTQRAPLPDTDQKLANAAHLMIANPFRNGVRGLLATHPPMADRIRRLENMAGRPLGS, encoded by the coding sequence GTGCATCAACACTTCAACGGTTTGAAGACCGCCGCGCTGTTCGGGGTGCTCTTCGCCGTGCTGCTGGGCATCGGCGCCCTGCTCTCCAGTGGAACCGGAAGCCCCACCTTCATTTGGGTGTTTCTGTTCATCGGGCTGGCCACCACCGCCTACAGCTACTGGAACAGCGACAAGCTGGCCATCCGCGCCATGCGCGCCGTTCCGGTGACCGAGCAGCAGGCCCCGGAAATGTACCGGATTGTCCGGGAGCTGTCGGCACGCGCCAACCAGCCCATGCCCAGGCTTTACATTTCACCGACCATGGCGCCCAATGCCTTCGCCACGGGCCGGAACCCGCAGCATGCCGCCGTGTGCTGCACCCAGGGAATCCTGGCCCTGCTGAACGAGCGTGAACTCCGCGGCGTCCTGGGCCACGAACTCATGCATGTTTATAACCGCGACATCCTCACGTCATCGGTTGCGGCCGCCGTTGCCGGCGTCATTACCTCGCTGGGCCAGTTCCTGCTGTTCTTTGGTGGCGGTGACCGCCGTAACGCCAACCCGCTGGCCACGATCGCGATGGCCATCCTGGCTCCCTTCGCCGCATCGCTGATCCAGATGGCCATTGGCCGCACCCGGGAGTATGACGCCGACGAAGACGGCGCCAAGCTCACTGACGATCCGCTGGCGCTCGCCTCCGCGCTGCGCAAGCTCGAAACCGGGACCCAGCGCGCTCCGCTGCCGGACACTGACCAGAAGCTGGCCAACGCCGCGCACCTGATGATCGCCAACCCGTTCCGGAACGGCGTCCGCGGCCTGCTGGCCACCCATCCGCCCATGGCCGACCGGATCCGGCGGCTGGAAAACATGGCCGGCCGTCCGCTGGGGTCCTGA
- a CDS encoding ThuA domain-containing protein → MPFEDKLRILVWNEGVHEDLNDPPTMAEMYPQGIHGAIKAGLAGFFPTSEIGTATLADEEHGLSEDRLAETDVLLWWGHWAHAEVSDAVVDRVHRHVLGGMGLVVLHSGHFSKIFTRLLGTSCSLQWRNEGERELVWTVKPSHPIAAGVESPILIPRQEMYGELFDIPEPDDLIFISSFAGGEVFRSGVTFSRGKGRIFYFSPGDQEYPVYHQPQIQRVLANGVEWVAQPGVDRTAPGVGNPARNWFLGQDGETGSR, encoded by the coding sequence ATGCCGTTTGAGGACAAGCTGCGAATTCTCGTCTGGAACGAGGGCGTGCACGAAGATCTCAATGATCCGCCCACCATGGCGGAAATGTATCCGCAGGGAATTCACGGGGCGATTAAGGCCGGCCTGGCCGGGTTTTTCCCGACGTCAGAGATTGGCACCGCAACCCTGGCTGATGAGGAACACGGGCTCAGCGAGGACCGGCTGGCCGAAACCGATGTTCTGCTGTGGTGGGGGCACTGGGCCCACGCGGAGGTCAGCGACGCCGTTGTTGACCGGGTCCACCGGCATGTCCTGGGTGGCATGGGGCTGGTTGTGCTTCATTCCGGGCATTTTTCGAAGATCTTCACCAGGCTCCTGGGCACCAGCTGTTCACTGCAGTGGCGCAATGAGGGCGAGCGCGAGCTCGTGTGGACGGTGAAGCCGTCCCACCCCATCGCGGCCGGGGTGGAGAGTCCCATCCTTATTCCCCGGCAGGAAATGTACGGCGAACTCTTTGATATCCCCGAGCCTGATGACCTGATCTTCATTAGTTCCTTTGCCGGCGGCGAGGTCTTCCGGTCCGGGGTGACGTTCTCCCGGGGGAAGGGCCGGATTTTCTACTTCAGTCCCGGGGACCAGGAGTACCCCGTGTACCATCAACCGCAGATCCAGCGGGTTCTCGCCAACGGTGTGGAATGGGTTGCCCAGCCCGGGGTTGACCGAACGGCCCCGGGGGTGGGCAACCCGGCGCGGAACTGGTTCCTGGGTCAGGACGGGGAGACCGGAAGCCGGTAG
- a CDS encoding YajQ family cyclic di-GMP-binding protein: protein MASESSFDVVSKIDKQEVANALNQAQKELSQRYDFKGVNAEVDFSGEKILMKANSEERVMAVLDVLQSKLVRRGISLKSLDAGEPFASGKEYRIEASMKEGIAQDQAKKINKIIRDEGPKGVNSRIQGDELRVTSKSRDDLQATMALLKGADVDVDLQFINFR, encoded by the coding sequence ATGGCCAGCGAGTCATCATTTGATGTTGTGAGCAAGATCGATAAACAGGAAGTTGCCAATGCCCTGAACCAGGCGCAGAAGGAGCTGTCCCAGCGTTATGACTTCAAGGGAGTCAACGCCGAGGTGGATTTCAGCGGCGAGAAAATCCTCATGAAGGCCAACTCCGAGGAGCGCGTCATGGCCGTCCTGGACGTCCTGCAGTCCAAGCTGGTCAGGCGCGGCATTTCGCTGAAGTCCCTGGACGCCGGCGAGCCGTTTGCCTCCGGCAAGGAGTACCGGATCGAAGCCTCCATGAAGGAAGGCATCGCCCAGGACCAGGCAAAGAAAATCAATAAGATCATCCGTGACGAGGGGCCCAAGGGCGTGAACTCCCGGATCCAGGGCGACGAACTGCGCGTGACGTCCAAGTCCCGTGACGACCTGCAGGCCACCATGGCCCTGCTCAAAGGTGCCGACGTGGACGTAGACCTGCAGTTCATCAACTTCCGCTAG
- a CDS encoding MFS transporter — MPRLLADLTPLRESPDFRRLWTGTALSAVGTQLTLVAVSLEVYSLTSSSFYVGLLGLVGLLPLVVAGLYGGSIVDAYDRRKVALFSSVLLWVSTIGIAAQAWAGVGNIWLLYVLVAVNAGASGLNHPARSAIIPRLVRPELLPAANALSMITFGLAMTIGPLLAGVLVAQVGYGWTYTIDVVTFTAAMWAVYRLPPMPPEGEVQKAGLKSVLEGFRFLATRPNIRMTFLVDLAAMVMAQPRALLPAVGALLLGGGAATVGVLLAATAVGAFLAGLFSGPLGAVRRQGLAVLWSVVAWGLSVSAFGVVVVMAGHNDGDDPSAWLIPAAITMGCAGIADSVSGVFRSTILQSATPDAMRGRLQGVFVVVVAGGPRLGDLVAGVDASFVGEGWAAVIGGLLCVVLVGVLARRQPQFARYDARHPEP, encoded by the coding sequence ATGCCCAGACTCCTCGCCGACCTCACTCCACTGCGCGAGAGTCCGGACTTCCGCAGGCTGTGGACCGGAACCGCGCTGTCCGCCGTCGGAACCCAGCTGACCCTGGTGGCCGTCAGCCTCGAGGTGTACTCGCTGACTTCCTCCAGCTTTTACGTGGGGCTGCTCGGGCTGGTGGGCCTGTTGCCGCTGGTGGTGGCCGGCCTCTATGGCGGATCCATTGTGGATGCCTATGACCGGCGCAAGGTAGCCCTCTTCTCCTCGGTGCTGCTGTGGGTCTCCACCATCGGCATCGCGGCGCAGGCCTGGGCCGGAGTGGGCAACATTTGGCTCCTGTACGTCCTGGTGGCCGTCAACGCCGGTGCCAGCGGCCTGAATCATCCGGCCCGCAGTGCGATCATCCCGCGCCTGGTCCGGCCGGAGCTGCTGCCGGCCGCCAACGCGCTGAGCATGATCACCTTTGGCCTGGCCATGACCATTGGGCCGCTGCTGGCAGGTGTCCTAGTGGCGCAGGTGGGCTACGGCTGGACGTACACCATCGACGTCGTAACCTTCACTGCGGCCATGTGGGCGGTGTACCGGCTGCCGCCGATGCCGCCCGAGGGTGAGGTGCAGAAGGCCGGCCTGAAATCCGTCCTGGAAGGATTCCGCTTCCTGGCCACCCGCCCCAACATCCGGATGACTTTCCTGGTGGACCTCGCGGCCATGGTGATGGCGCAGCCCCGGGCGCTGCTGCCCGCAGTCGGAGCCCTGCTGCTGGGCGGAGGCGCTGCCACGGTGGGTGTGCTGCTGGCGGCCACCGCCGTCGGGGCCTTCCTCGCCGGTCTCTTCTCCGGTCCGCTGGGCGCCGTCCGCCGGCAGGGGCTCGCCGTGCTGTGGTCGGTGGTCGCCTGGGGGTTGTCAGTGTCCGCCTTTGGCGTGGTGGTGGTGATGGCCGGGCACAACGACGGCGATGACCCCAGCGCCTGGCTGATCCCCGCAGCCATAACCATGGGCTGCGCCGGGATTGCCGACTCCGTCAGCGGGGTCTTCCGCTCCACCATCCTGCAGTCCGCAACGCCGGATGCCATGCGCGGCCGGCTGCAGGGCGTGTTTGTCGTCGTGGTTGCCGGCGGACCGCGCCTGGGTGATCTTGTGGCCGGGGTGGACGCGTCCTTTGTGGGCGAAGGCTGGGCCGCGGTGATCGGCGGGCTGCTCTGCGTTGTCCTGGTGGGAGTCCTGGCCCGCCGGCAGCCGCAGTTTGCCCGGTACGACGCCCGCCACCCGGAGCCCTAG
- a CDS encoding alpha/beta hydrolase, with amino-acid sequence MAHWLLTDNKLTGVPLQSIKGQGSHQRVRIREYDVDIRTYGSGAAQVVLVHGIGASGRYYSRLVEELATTSTVHTVEMPGFGSTPTPDSGLDMADFAAVTCDALRAAGIGSAQWVGHSMGCQVVTEMALYAPDLVTSVVLMGPTINRGERHAVLQGLRLAQDCLREPPAVNWIVFTDYLRAGPLWYLRTLPKMVRHRLEERIGKVQAPVTLVRGARDPIVPSGWLQELAAARPGAVLVELPRQPHVCMFTEPAQTAALLRAAASSRK; translated from the coding sequence GTGGCACACTGGTTGCTGACGGACAACAAGCTCACGGGAGTTCCATTGCAAAGTATTAAGGGCCAGGGGAGCCATCAGCGCGTTCGGATTCGGGAGTACGACGTCGACATCCGCACCTATGGTTCCGGCGCCGCCCAGGTGGTGCTGGTGCACGGCATCGGCGCGTCCGGGCGCTACTACTCCCGCCTGGTGGAGGAACTGGCGACAACGTCCACCGTGCACACCGTGGAAATGCCGGGGTTTGGGTCTACCCCAACGCCGGACAGCGGCCTGGACATGGCCGACTTCGCAGCCGTCACCTGTGATGCCCTGCGTGCCGCCGGCATCGGTTCCGCCCAATGGGTGGGCCACTCCATGGGCTGCCAGGTGGTGACGGAAATGGCGCTGTACGCCCCGGATCTGGTCACGTCAGTGGTGTTGATGGGGCCCACCATCAACCGCGGGGAGCGCCATGCCGTGCTGCAGGGCCTGCGGCTGGCGCAGGACTGCCTGCGGGAGCCTCCGGCGGTCAACTGGATTGTGTTCACTGACTATCTGCGTGCCGGGCCGCTGTGGTACCTGCGCACTCTGCCCAAGATGGTGCGGCACCGGCTTGAGGAACGCATTGGAAAGGTCCAGGCGCCGGTGACCCTGGTCCGTGGAGCAAGGGATCCCATTGTTCCCTCCGGCTGGCTGCAGGAACTGGCAGCCGCGCGGCCCGGAGCGGTTCTGGTGGAACTTCCCCGCCAGCCTCACGTCTGCATGTTCACTGAACCGGCACAGACCGCTGCGCTGCTGCGGGCAGCGGCGTCGTCCCGAAAGTGA